A window from Gemmatimonadota bacterium encodes these proteins:
- a CDS encoding serine hydrolase, with amino-acid sequence MSRAEAGTWAVLLVAGTIATPSAAVGQDADPPRHLVGLWAAERTFGPDVSGAVTLRREGADFWAEIGGHHVDVRLEGHQIRFEAGGERGYFRGRLSDDGGSIEGHWVQPWNFRSFSELATPLTLLAQEAGVWTGNLTPARDGLRFYLKIQRQPDGRLGAFIRNPEANIGRFYPIHDILGQDDALSFVDSEGRTRLQGIYHERRGRLSVYFPLNGGTYDFTRVDGDRASPFSARPVGAEPYRYRRPVEAEGWQSADPAAVGMSEGPLQELVRRIASTPIDAIDAPYIHGFLVARRGRLVLEEYFHGYSRHDPHATRSASKSVTSTLVGSSEHAGLLSRDALVYDAMGATGGSEDRDPRAARMTLEHLITNTSGLACDDSDRDSPGNEDVMQNQEDVPDWHRYTLDLPLVHDPGTHAAYCSGGLNLAGGVLARLANSWLPEVFREQLAEPLGIGVYHMNLTPTGEGYGGGGLFIKPRDFLKLGQLYLNDGVWNGRRLLAPGWAAEATTPRSTIRDEGYGYGWWMFSYPYEGREVGAFYAGGNGGQYVIVVPELELAVAIFGANYNQRAAAAVSKYEYVRDYVLAAIEDD; translated from the coding sequence GTGAGCCGCGCGGAGGCAGGTACGTGGGCGGTCTTGCTGGTGGCGGGCACGATCGCGACCCCCTCGGCGGCCGTCGGCCAGGACGCCGACCCACCCAGGCACCTGGTCGGCCTGTGGGCGGCCGAGCGGACCTTCGGGCCGGACGTGTCGGGGGCCGTAACGCTGCGGCGAGAGGGCGCTGACTTTTGGGCGGAAATCGGCGGGCATCATGTCGATGTGCGTTTGGAAGGTCACCAGATCCGCTTCGAGGCAGGCGGAGAGAGGGGATACTTCCGGGGCCGCCTGTCGGACGACGGTGGGTCGATCGAGGGGCACTGGGTGCAGCCCTGGAACTTCCGCAGCTTTTCCGAACTCGCCACGCCGCTGACGCTCCTCGCGCAGGAGGCTGGAGTGTGGACGGGCAACCTGACCCCGGCGCGTGACGGGCTGCGATTCTACCTGAAGATCCAGCGACAGCCGGACGGCCGACTGGGGGCGTTCATCCGCAACCCGGAGGCGAACATCGGGCGCTTTTATCCGATCCACGACATCCTGGGGCAAGATGACGCCCTGAGCTTCGTGGATTCGGAGGGGCGAACCCGGCTCCAGGGGATCTACCACGAAAGGCGCGGCCGGCTGTCCGTGTACTTCCCGCTCAACGGCGGCACGTACGACTTCACACGCGTCGACGGCGATCGCGCTTCGCCCTTTTCCGCCAGGCCCGTCGGGGCCGAGCCGTATCGATATCGCCGCCCGGTCGAGGCGGAGGGCTGGCAGAGCGCCGACCCGGCCGCGGTCGGCATGAGCGAGGGTCCGCTCCAGGAGCTCGTGCGCAGGATCGCCTCCACCCCGATCGACGCCATCGACGCCCCCTACATCCACGGCTTCCTCGTCGCGCGCAGGGGCAGGCTCGTGCTGGAGGAGTACTTCCACGGCTACTCCCGGCACGACCCTCACGCGACGCGTTCGGCCTCGAAGAGCGTGACCTCCACGCTGGTCGGCTCCTCCGAGCACGCCGGACTGCTGTCCCGCGACGCGCTCGTCTACGACGCGATGGGTGCCACGGGCGGCTCAGAGGACCGCGACCCGAGGGCCGCCCGCATGACGCTCGAGCACCTGATCACGAACACCTCGGGACTGGCGTGCGATGATTCGGACCGCGACTCGCCGGGCAACGAGGACGTCATGCAGAACCAGGAGGACGTCCCCGACTGGCATCGCTATACGCTGGACCTGCCCTTGGTCCACGACCCGGGGACGCACGCTGCCTACTGCAGCGGCGGCCTGAACCTGGCGGGCGGCGTGCTGGCGCGACTCGCGAACTCGTGGCTCCCCGAAGTGTTCAGGGAGCAGCTCGCTGAGCCGCTGGGCATTGGGGTCTATCACATGAACCTCACGCCGACCGGCGAGGGCTACGGCGGAGGCGGCTTGTTCATCAAGCCCCGCGATTTCCTCAAGCTCGGCCAACTCTACCTGAACGACGGCGTGTGGAACGGCCGCCGCCTGCTGGCACCGGGCTGGGCGGCGGAAGCGACCACGCCGCGCTCGACCATCCGCGATGAAGGCTACGGCTACGGCTGGTGGATGTTCTCCTACCCGTACGAGGGGCGCGAGGTGGGCGCGTTCTATGCCGGCGGCAACGGCGGCCAGTACGTGATAGTCGTGCCGGAGCTCGAGCTCGCCGTCGCGATCTTCGGCGCCAACTACAATCAGCGCGCCGCCGCGGCCGTATCGAAATACGAGTACGTGCGCGACTACGTGCTCGCCGCGATCGAGGACGACTGA
- a CDS encoding GntR family transcriptional regulator, producing MQIRIEDRPNLSEPVANGLRDRIYDGRLKGGERINEVHLARDLGVSRTCVREALSRLVAEEALVAVPRRGCFVRELTRKEFDDIYPIRALLDPEALRLAGVPSLESFERLEGLEEQKRAATDPAARITLDEAWHLELLSACENEVLMSLIVHFMRRFRRYGLAFGGDLAVMETAQEEHGQILRALQRGDVDEACHWLRRNLTSPKEPILQWLDERARDARQEVA from the coding sequence ATGCAGATACGAATAGAGGACCGACCCAATCTCAGCGAGCCCGTGGCCAACGGGCTGCGGGACAGGATCTACGACGGCCGCTTGAAGGGCGGCGAGCGCATCAACGAGGTGCACCTCGCCAGGGATCTGGGTGTCAGCAGGACCTGCGTACGCGAGGCGCTGAGCAGGCTGGTGGCCGAAGAAGCGCTAGTCGCCGTCCCCCGTCGCGGGTGCTTCGTGCGCGAGCTGACGCGCAAGGAGTTCGATGACATCTACCCGATCAGGGCCCTTCTGGACCCCGAGGCGCTGAGACTCGCCGGAGTCCCTTCCCTCGAGAGCTTCGAACGGCTCGAGGGGCTGGAAGAACAGAAGCGCGCGGCGACGGACCCGGCGGCGCGAATCACGCTCGACGAGGCGTGGCACCTGGAGCTGCTCTCCGCGTGCGAGAACGAGGTGTTGATGTCGTTGATAGTCCACTTCATGCGCCGCTTCAGGAGGTACGGACTCGCGTTCGGGGGAGACCTGGCGGTGATGGAGACGGCGCAGGAGGAGCACGGGCAGATCCTGCGGGCCCTGCAACGAGGCGATGTGGACGAGGCGTGCCACTGGCTGCGCCGAAACCTGACGAGCCCCAAGGAGCCGATCCTGCAATGGCTGGACGAGCGCGCGCGCGATGCGCGGCAGGAAGTGGCGTGA
- a CDS encoding creatininase family protein gives MDPQPIGGVHTLADMTWEDVRALGGPLVAIQPVGATEAHGPHLPLGTDNVIAEAMAREGARLLAGDEVAVLLLPTLAYTAAPFASGFAGTVSVSARAVRLLLEGVATSLAEAGAAALAIANAHLDPAHVGALREAAGALAEEGRIRVAFADVTRGRLAERLTEEFRSGACHAGRYETSIIMAVRPDLVRSDIGSRLEPNPASLVDAIAAGHSTFEAAGGPRAYFGWPAEASAEEGRRTIQILGEMLAESVREALA, from the coding sequence ATGGATCCGCAGCCGATCGGGGGTGTCCACACCCTCGCCGACATGACCTGGGAAGACGTGCGCGCGCTCGGCGGGCCGCTCGTGGCCATTCAGCCGGTGGGCGCGACCGAGGCGCACGGCCCGCACCTGCCGCTGGGCACGGATAACGTCATCGCCGAGGCGATGGCCAGGGAGGGAGCGCGGCTGCTCGCGGGCGACGAAGTGGCGGTGCTCTTGCTGCCGACCCTGGCCTACACCGCCGCGCCGTTCGCGTCCGGCTTCGCGGGGACCGTATCGGTTTCGGCCCGCGCGGTCCGGTTGCTGCTCGAGGGCGTCGCGACCAGCCTGGCGGAGGCGGGGGCGGCGGCTCTGGCCATCGCGAACGCGCATCTCGATCCGGCGCACGTGGGCGCGCTCCGGGAGGCCGCGGGCGCGCTCGCGGAGGAGGGCCGGATCCGGGTGGCCTTCGCCGACGTCACGCGCGGGCGGCTGGCCGAACGGCTCACAGAAGAATTCCGGAGCGGCGCCTGCCACGCGGGCCGCTACGAGACATCGATCATCATGGCCGTGCGTCCCGACCTCGTCCGGTCGGACATTGGCTCGCGCCTGGAGCCCAATCCGGCGTCGCTCGTGGACGCGATCGCGGCCGGTCACTCGACTTTCGAGGCGGCGGGTGGGCCGCGGGCGTACTTTGGCTGGCCCGCGGAGGCCAGCGCCGAGGAGGGCCGCCGCACGATCCAGATCCTGGGGGAGATGCTGGCGGAATCCGTGCGCGAGGCCCTGGCGTGA